In Treponema primitia ZAS-2, a genomic segment contains:
- a CDS encoding ABC transporter permease, protein MADIPDTQDSASRLAAYNEIIRRERRQNDFVHKFCRNRVALLGFGIIVAILLLAILAPILSSYDPNKIDLINPFLKPGQHGHIFGTDDYGRDLFSRILYGARVSIVVSLGSILLGGLLGTLVGILAGYIGGAVDSILMRIMDGLSAFPYILLSILLITVLGSGLFNVILAIGIGTIPGFARVVRGQFSILKNEEYCNAERVLGASDIRLALVHILPNALPQIIVYATLHIASAIISESALSFLGLGIVAPTASWGNILRAGRGCLNSSPHIATIAGVFILITVIGFNLFGDGVRDVLDPKMKR, encoded by the coding sequence ATGGCTGATATACCGGATACCCAAGATAGCGCCTCCCGACTTGCGGCGTACAATGAAATTATCCGCCGGGAACGGCGGCAGAACGATTTTGTCCATAAATTTTGCCGGAACCGGGTGGCCCTTCTGGGGTTTGGGATTATTGTGGCCATCCTCCTTCTGGCAATCCTGGCGCCAATTTTAAGTTCCTACGACCCCAATAAAATTGACCTGATCAACCCCTTCCTTAAACCGGGGCAGCACGGCCACATCTTCGGTACCGACGACTATGGCCGGGACCTTTTTAGCCGTATTCTCTACGGCGCCCGGGTGTCCATTGTGGTATCCCTGGGGAGTATACTCCTCGGAGGTCTCCTGGGAACCCTGGTAGGGATCCTGGCGGGTTATATCGGAGGGGCCGTGGATTCGATACTCATGCGAATCATGGACGGCCTTTCGGCTTTCCCCTATATACTGTTGTCCATTCTGCTCATCACCGTCCTAGGGTCAGGGCTCTTTAATGTGATCCTCGCCATTGGCATAGGAACCATCCCCGGCTTTGCCCGGGTGGTCAGGGGACAGTTCAGCATCCTGAAAAATGAAGAATACTGTAACGCCGAGCGGGTCCTGGGGGCCTCGGATATACGGCTGGCCTTGGTACACATTCTGCCCAACGCCCTGCCTCAGATTATCGTATACGCCACCCTGCATATTGCCAGCGCCATCATCTCCGAATCGGCCCTGAGCTTCCTGGGGCTGGGCATCGTGGCCCCCACCGCGTCCTGGGGGAATATACTCCGGGCCGGCCGGGGATGCCTGAATTCATCCCCCCATATTGCCACCATTGCGGGGGTGTTCATCCTCATTACGGTGATTGGCTTTAATCTTTTTGGTGACGGAGTCCGGGATGTGCTGGACCCCAAGATGAAACGGTAG
- a CDS encoding ABC transporter permease, which yields MIKFIIRRTLQVFPTLFIVVTLTFILTRMVPGDPVTAMVGDQASPQMMELIREEMGLNDSMFVQYIRYLKNIIQGDFGRSYFYNRPVGTIIAERIPNTLLLTLTSLIIATIGGIAIGVTTASRQSSTLDYILTLLSLVGVSLPVFWVGLMLVLVFSVNLGWLPTFGMSGSVDGLGELLRHLALPCITLTLVPLASFVRVTRSSVIEALGSESIRSIRARGLKEGTLLWRHTLKNALPPIVTVVGMQLAGAFSGAVLTENIFSWPGMGTMIANAINNRDYALIQGTVMVIAIAFVLVNLLTDLIYMLVNPKFAAETMLWGKANG from the coding sequence ATGATCAAATTCATTATCCGTAGAACCCTACAGGTTTTCCCCACCCTTTTTATTGTGGTAACCCTGACCTTTATACTTACTCGGATGGTTCCCGGGGACCCGGTTACCGCCATGGTGGGGGACCAGGCGAGCCCTCAGATGATGGAGCTTATCCGGGAAGAGATGGGGCTGAATGACAGTATGTTTGTCCAGTATATCCGGTACTTAAAAAATATCATCCAGGGGGATTTTGGGCGGTCTTATTTTTATAACCGCCCGGTGGGGACGATTATTGCCGAACGTATCCCCAATACCTTGCTCCTGACCCTCACCAGCCTGATCATTGCCACCATCGGGGGGATTGCCATCGGGGTGACCACGGCGTCCCGGCAGTCTTCAACCCTGGATTATATCCTGACCCTGCTGTCCCTGGTGGGAGTTTCCCTGCCGGTGTTCTGGGTGGGGCTTATGCTGGTCCTGGTGTTCAGCGTGAATCTGGGCTGGCTCCCCACCTTCGGCATGTCCGGCAGTGTAGATGGCCTGGGTGAACTGTTGCGGCACCTGGCGCTGCCCTGTATCACCCTTACCCTGGTACCCCTGGCCTCTTTTGTCCGGGTAACCCGTTCCAGTGTAATCGAAGCCCTGGGCAGCGAATCTATCCGGTCCATCCGGGCCCGGGGACTCAAAGAAGGAACCCTGCTCTGGCGGCATACCCTGAAAAACGCTCTGCCCCCCATTGTGACCGTGGTGGGGATGCAGCTTGCCGGGGCTTTTTCCGGGGCGGTACTCACGGAGAACATTTTCTCCTGGCCCGGGATGGGCACCATGATCGCCAACGCCATTAACAACCGGGATTATGCCCTCATTCAGGGGACAGTGATGGTAATTGCCATTGCCTTTGTGTTGGTAAACCTCCTCACGGACCTGATCTATATGTTGGTGAACCCTAAATTTGCAGCGGAAACCATGTTATGGGGGAAAGCCAATGGCTGA
- a CDS encoding ABC transporter ATP-binding protein — protein MERKKVLTVDNLKTYFFLSSGTAKAVDGVSFSIEEGRTLGIVGESGCGKSITAFSLIKLLPPTGRIVEGRILFEGADVLQFDKKRMRDFRGKDISFIFQNPMTSLDPVFTVGFQMIETICAHQDKTRKEAYAMAVKALADVGIPNPKSRMSAYPYELSGGMCQRVIIAMALCNRAKLVIADEPTTALDVTVQDQVLELLRRLQEEAGTSIILITHNIGVVWEMCHDVMVMYAGKTVEHAETGELYKNPLHPYTWGLLDSIPRLSADQNEKLNTIEGTPPDLRLTGQYCNFHNRCPYAIPRCTQEVPELQEIEDGHWVACHRQLPQQQLKESDMERLKKKERVNG, from the coding sequence ATGGAACGTAAAAAAGTACTCACCGTAGATAATCTCAAAACTTATTTCTTCCTTTCCAGTGGTACTGCCAAGGCGGTGGACGGGGTCAGCTTTTCCATTGAAGAAGGGCGAACCCTGGGGATCGTGGGGGAATCGGGATGCGGCAAGAGTATTACCGCCTTTTCCCTGATTAAGCTCCTCCCCCCCACAGGGCGTATCGTGGAAGGCCGTATTCTTTTTGAAGGCGCCGATGTTCTCCAGTTTGACAAGAAACGGATGCGGGATTTTCGGGGCAAGGATATTTCTTTTATTTTTCAAAACCCCATGACCTCCCTGGACCCGGTATTTACAGTAGGGTTTCAGATGATAGAAACCATCTGCGCCCATCAGGATAAGACCCGGAAGGAAGCCTATGCCATGGCGGTAAAAGCCCTGGCCGATGTGGGGATACCCAATCCCAAAAGCCGTATGTCCGCCTACCCATACGAACTTTCCGGGGGAATGTGCCAGCGGGTCATCATCGCCATGGCCCTCTGCAACCGGGCCAAGCTCGTTATCGCCGATGAACCCACCACTGCCCTGGATGTAACCGTCCAGGATCAGGTACTGGAACTTCTGCGCCGGCTCCAAGAAGAAGCGGGAACATCCATCATACTCATCACCCACAATATTGGGGTAGTCTGGGAGATGTGCCACGACGTGATGGTCATGTACGCAGGCAAAACCGTGGAACATGCCGAAACCGGGGAACTCTACAAAAACCCCCTCCACCCCTATACCTGGGGGCTTCTGGATTCCATCCCCCGACTGTCGGCGGATCAGAATGAAAAACTCAATACTATTGAAGGGACCCCGCCGGATCTCCGGTTAACCGGGCAGTACTGCAATTTCCATAACCGTTGTCCCTACGCCATCCCCCGCTGCACCCAGGAAGTGCCGGAATTGCAGGAAATTGAGGATGGCCATTGGGTGGCCTGCCATCGGCAGTTGCCACAACAGCAGTTGAAAGAATCCGACATGGAACGGCTAAAAAAGAAGGAAAGAGTTAATGGATAA